The sequence CGCCCGTGGAGCGCGTCTGGGAGGTCTGGAGCGACCTGGAGGCCATGCCCCGCTGGATGCGCTGGATCGAGTCGGTGGTCACTGAGCCCGGCAACCCAGACCTCACCGACTGGACCCTGGCTGCCCAGGGATTCCGCTTCCACTGGAAGGCCCGGATCACGCAGCGGGTGGAGGCCCAGCAGCTGCACTGGGAATCGGTGGGAGGGCTGCCCACCAAAGGGGGCGTTCGCTTCTATCCCCAGCCTGACGGCAGCACCGCCGTGAAGCTCAGCGTGAGCTACGAACTTCCTGGGATCTTGGCACCGTTGATGGAACCCACCATTCTGGGTGGCATCGTCACAAAGGAACTTCAGGCGAACCTTGACCGTTTTCGAGATCTGGTCGAAGAACGTTCGGTCGAACCCATCGCGAGCTGAGCGCTGCCTCCCCGCTGCCCTGCTGGCCCTGCTGCTCACGGGCTGCGGCGGCGTGGCGACTGCTCCCAAGGCCAGCCAGCCCCCACCTGGCCCTGCCCCGGCCAGCCCTGCGGCAGCCGCCCAGCCCCCGGTGCTCACGGGCCTCACCCCCCTGCCTACACCCAACCAGGTGTTGGCATCGATCCCATCGGGCCGCGACGATCCCTTTGCCCCCATGGCGCCGAGCGTTTCGGCCACGCCTGGCAGCAGGCCCGCCCCGGTGCGGCTCAGCCTGCCGCCGTCGTTCCGCTTCACCGGCGTGATCAGCTCTGCCGGAACGGCCAAGGCGATCGTGGACTATGGCGCCACCAGTGGGGCCCTGAGTGTGGGCGACCGAGGCGGCAGCAGCACCGACCTGTTGCCGCCGGGCTGGACGGTGGCCGCGATCAACGCCGACCGTGGTCTGCTCACCCTGCGTCAGGGGCGTCAGACCGTGTCGGCTGAGCTCTGAGCGCTTCCACGCAGGCCTGCACCAGGCCCTCGAGG is a genomic window of Cyanobium sp. NS01 containing:
- a CDS encoding SRPBCC family protein — protein: MGRWLEHSVTTEIAAPVERVWEVWSDLEAMPRWMRWIESVVTEPGNPDLTDWTLAAQGFRFHWKARITQRVEAQQLHWESVGGLPTKGGVRFYPQPDGSTAVKLSVSYELPGILAPLMEPTILGGIVTKELQANLDRFRDLVEERSVEPIAS